The nucleotide window CCTGAGCCTGCGTTGCCTCGGTGAAAGCCAGTGGTCGACGCTTACCATCAAACAGTTGCGCGTGCACCTGGCTGCCTCGCCGGTGATCAACGCCTGCCTGTATGACCTGCTCGGCGCCCATGCCGTGAAGGTGCTGGCCGGACCGGTCGGCAGCGTGCCGAAAGTGCTGGCGGGGCTGCCAGATATCGTCGGCTTCGCCAGCGACGAAGTGTTGTTGCCGGACGAGGACGGTGTGCATCCGGGCATGCGCCTGCTCGCCGAGTACTTCGCCTTTGCGGACAAATTCAACTTCTTCGACATTCCATTGGCCGGCGCCACCAGCGACAGCCAGACGCTGTACCTGTACATCGTCTTCGACCGCGCCCCGGCCAACCGCCTGCACCTTCAGGCCAGCGACTTCGCCTTGGGCTGTGCGCCGGCGATCAACCTGTTTCCACGAACCTCGGAGCCCCTGCGCCCGGACGGTACCCGCAGCGAGTATCGCCTGATCGCCGACAGCCACCGGGAAAACAGCGTCGAGATCCACAGCATCCGGGGGATGCGCGCCAGTTCCGCCCAGGGCGTGCAACGGGTGCCGGCTTATTACGGCAGTCAGCATGGCGGCACCGACAAACAGTGCTATTGGCACGCGCGACGGGTCAGCGGTATGACCCCGAATCGCCTGGGCACCGACTTGATGGTGAGCCTGGTGGACACCCGGCTCGACCCGCTGTCCGAGGCCAACGAATACAGCCTCACCGCCGAACTGCTGTGCACCAACCGGCATCTGGCCCAGAGCCTGCCGGCCGGCACGCCACTGGGCTTCGAGCGACCGGGGCCGGTGGCCTGGGCCCGGTTGCGCAACCCACCCAGCCCGCAAAGCCTGCCGCGCCTGGACGGCGAGTCCCGTTGGCGGCTGGTGTCGCAACTGACCCTCAATCATCTATCACTGGTCGAGGGGCCGCAGGCGCTGGATGCCCTCAAGGAAATCCTCCAGTTGCACAACCTGCGTGACGAAGCCAGTGCCCTGCGGCAGATCGAAGGCTTGCTCGGCCTTGGCTGTGAACGGGTGATCGCCCATGTCGGCGAAGATGCCTGGCGCGGCTGGCGCAATGGGCTGGAAGTTCAGCTGCAACTCGATCCGCAGCATTTCGTCGGCAGCAGCGCGGTATTGTTTTCAGCAGTGCTGGCGCAATTCTTTTCACTCTATGCCACCGCCAATCGCTTCGTGCGCACGGTACTGGTCCAGTCAGACAAGGAGGTCAAGACATGGCAACCCCAAGCCGGCATGCCGCTGTCCCTCTGAGCCTGAGCCAGAAGCTGCGGCGCGATCCGCAGGCGTTCGAGTTGCTGCAAGCGTTGCTGCTGCTGGAGCGCGAACACCCGCAAGCCGAATCCCTGGGCAGCGGCACTGCCCCTCAAGCGGAAGCCTTGCGCCTGCGCGGGCCGTTGACGCCGCTGTTTTCCGCCAGCGAAATCGAAAACCTGACCCAGGAAGCGGGCCAGCCACCGACGCTCACGACTCCAGTGTTTGGCCTCGGCGGACCGGACGGCCCCCTGCCCTACGCCTATCAGGAATGGCTGCAACAACGCGCCCGGGCCAAGGATCATGCACCGGCCGAGTTCCTCGACCTGTTCCAGCATCGTTTGCTCAGCCTGCTGTACAAAGTGATGCGCAAACACCGGATTGCGGTCGGCTTCACAGCCCCCGGCGCGTCGCCGGTACAGGCGCAACTGCGGGCGCTGACCGGGTTGTTGCCCAAAGCCTTGCAGGAACGTCAAGCCGTACCCGACTCCGCCGTACTGGCGTGCAGCGCGCTGTTTGCCGACGGTCGTCGCTCCCTGGCCGGTTTCGCCGCGATCGTGCGCGAGCACTTCGAATTGCCGGTGGCACTCAGCGCCTACGAAGGTGCCTGGCGGGAAATTCCGCCCGCCAGTCGCAGCCGCCTGCAACCGGGTGGGCGCAATCTGCAACTGGGCCGCAGCGCCGTGGCCGGCACCCGGGTCTGGGATGAACATGCCGGCATCCGCCTGAGCCTCGGCCCGTTGACCTCGGCACAGGCAGCGCGGTTTCTGCCGGATGGCGAATCCCATCCGGCGCTGGCCAGCCTCAGCGCGTTGTATTTCGGCCCCGATCTGGATTGCACGCTGGTGCTGTTGGTGCGTGGTGCCAGCCCGATGAAACTCGGTCGCCAGGCGCCGCCCTTGCTCAGCTGGAACGGCGGCCTGCAACGCCAGACCAGCCTCGCCGTGCAACGGATCGAAACCCGCCTTCGTCAGCTGGAGATCACCTGAACATGGAACTGGCCAGCCTGATCGGACGCCTCAACCCGGACAACCGCCGCGCTCTCGAACGGGCCGCGCAACGCTGCCTGCAACGGGGTCATCATTACGTCGAAATAGAGCACTTGTTGCTGGAACTGCTGGACATCGAGGGCGGCGACTTCGCCTGGCTGCTGCCGCGCTTCGGCCTGGAGCGCGATGCCCTGACGGCGGAAATCAACAAGGCCCTGGAACTGTTCAAATCCGGCAGCACCCGTACCCCGGCGCTCTCGGCGCAAACCATCGGCCTGCTCGAAGACGCAGTGGTTCAGGCCAGCGTGCTCGGCCTCGAGAGCATCCGCTCGGGCTTGCTGCTGCTGGCCTTGCTCGACCGCGACGAACGCCGCAGCCTGCTGCTCAACAGCGCCTCGTCGCTGTTGAAAATTCCCCGGGAAGCCTTACGCAACAACCTGCTGGAATGGACCGAAAGCTCGCGCGAACACGTCGGCGGCACACGTCCTGCCAATGCCGGCAAACCGCAGCCGAAGCAGGACTCGGTGCTCGATCAGTACACCCAGGACCTGACCGCCGACGCCCACGCCGGGCGCATCGATCCCATCGTCGGCCGCGACGGCGAGATTCGCCAGTGCATCGACATCCTGCTCAGGCGTCGGCAGAACAACCCGATCCTGGTCGGCGCGCCGGGGGTGGGCAAGACGGCAGTAGTCGAAGGCCTGGCCCTGCGGATTGCCGCCGGCGATGTGCCGCCGTCATTGCAGGAAGTCAGCCTGCGGGTACTCGACCTCGGTCTGTTACAGGCCGGCGCCGGGGTCAAGGGCGAGTTCGAACAGCGGCTCAAAGGCGTGATCGACGCGGTGCGCAGTGCCGACAAACCGATCATTCTGTTTATCGACGAAGCCCACACCCTGATTGGCGCTGGCGGCGCGGAAGGCGGCAGCGACGCGGCCAACCTGCTCAAACCGGCGCTGGCCCGTGGCGAGTTGCGCACCCTGGCCGCGACCACCTGGCTTGAGTACAAAAAATACTTCGAGAAAGACCCGGCCCTGGCCCGGCGATTTCAGTTGGTGCAGGTGGAGGAACCGGACGAAACCACCGCCGTGGAAATGCTCCGTGGCGTGGCCGCAAAACTGGAACAGCACCACGGCGTGCAGGTGTTGGACGCGGCGATTCACGAAGCGGTGAAACTGTCCCATCGTTACATTTCCGGGCGCCAATTGCCGGACAAGGCCATCAGCGTGCTCGACACCGCCTGTGCCCGGGTCGCCCTCGGCCAGCACGACGTGCCGCCACCGCTGGAAAGCCTGCGCCATCGCCAGCAGAGCCTCAAAGACGAAGTCGAACGCCTGCGTCGTGAACAGGCCACCGGGCTCGATCACCGTGAACGCATCACCCTGCTGGAAACCGAATCCGTGGGTAACGTGCAGGCCATTCGCGACCTGGAAATCCGCTGGAACGAAGAACGGATCGCCGTGCGCGAACTGCTGGAAACCCGTCGCGAATTACTCACCTTGAGCGAACGCGCCGACAACGACAAACCGGACGAAGCCACCGACAGCCGCATCGATCATCTGGCCGCCGAGCTGGTACGGCTCGAGGCCGGTCTGGACGCCATTCGCCAGGACGACCCACTGGTGCCGGAAC belongs to Pseudomonas sp. B21-015 and includes:
- the tssF gene encoding type VI secretion system baseplate subunit TssF; its protein translation is MSDSIDPQLLDYYQRELTWLRHAGSVFAERYPKVARRLELSPGECPDPHVERLLEGFALLAARLQRRLDDDYAEFSDALLEQLYPLAMRPLPSCAIVQFEPDPSKGNLDDGYPLPRDTPLFVTTSKGESIHFRTSAAVRLWPVEINEALLLGSDEAQALTGVAQARSALRLSLRCLGESQWSTLTIKQLRVHLAASPVINACLYDLLGAHAVKVLAGPVGSVPKVLAGLPDIVGFASDEVLLPDEDGVHPGMRLLAEYFAFADKFNFFDIPLAGATSDSQTLYLYIVFDRAPANRLHLQASDFALGCAPAINLFPRTSEPLRPDGTRSEYRLIADSHRENSVEIHSIRGMRASSAQGVQRVPAYYGSQHGGTDKQCYWHARRVSGMTPNRLGTDLMVSLVDTRLDPLSEANEYSLTAELLCTNRHLAQSLPAGTPLGFERPGPVAWARLRNPPSPQSLPRLDGESRWRLVSQLTLNHLSLVEGPQALDALKEILQLHNLRDEASALRQIEGLLGLGCERVIAHVGEDAWRGWRNGLEVQLQLDPQHFVGSSAVLFSAVLAQFFSLYATANRFVRTVLVQSDKEVKTWQPQAGMPLSL
- the tssG gene encoding type VI secretion system baseplate subunit TssG, coding for MATPSRHAAVPLSLSQKLRRDPQAFELLQALLLLEREHPQAESLGSGTAPQAEALRLRGPLTPLFSASEIENLTQEAGQPPTLTTPVFGLGGPDGPLPYAYQEWLQQRARAKDHAPAEFLDLFQHRLLSLLYKVMRKHRIAVGFTAPGASPVQAQLRALTGLLPKALQERQAVPDSAVLACSALFADGRRSLAGFAAIVREHFELPVALSAYEGAWREIPPASRSRLQPGGRNLQLGRSAVAGTRVWDEHAGIRLSLGPLTSAQAARFLPDGESHPALASLSALYFGPDLDCTLVLLVRGASPMKLGRQAPPLLSWNGGLQRQTSLAVQRIETRLRQLEIT
- the tssH gene encoding type VI secretion system ATPase TssH translates to MELASLIGRLNPDNRRALERAAQRCLQRGHHYVEIEHLLLELLDIEGGDFAWLLPRFGLERDALTAEINKALELFKSGSTRTPALSAQTIGLLEDAVVQASVLGLESIRSGLLLLALLDRDERRSLLLNSASSLLKIPREALRNNLLEWTESSREHVGGTRPANAGKPQPKQDSVLDQYTQDLTADAHAGRIDPIVGRDGEIRQCIDILLRRRQNNPILVGAPGVGKTAVVEGLALRIAAGDVPPSLQEVSLRVLDLGLLQAGAGVKGEFEQRLKGVIDAVRSADKPIILFIDEAHTLIGAGGAEGGSDAANLLKPALARGELRTLAATTWLEYKKYFEKDPALARRFQLVQVEEPDETTAVEMLRGVAAKLEQHHGVQVLDAAIHEAVKLSHRYISGRQLPDKAISVLDTACARVALGQHDVPPPLESLRHRQQSLKDEVERLRREQATGLDHRERITLLETESVGNVQAIRDLEIRWNEERIAVRELLETRRELLTLSERADNDKPDEATDSRIDHLAAELVRLEAGLDAIRQDDPLVPEQVDGKTVAAVIAGWTGIPVGKMLADEAHAVRTLGQRMGQRVMGQSTALNTIAQRLQAYRAGLTDPQKPVGVFLLVGPTGVGKTETAYALADALYGGERNLISINLSEYQEAHTVSQLKGAPPGYVGYGSGGVLTEAVRRKPYSVVLLDEIEKAHPDVLEAFYNVFDKGVMEDGTGLVVDFKNTVMLATSNVGAELLLDTPVAQLGTDAFNEALHNVLLKAFRPAFLARMTVVAYRPLDEMTLEGIVLAKLEKLRGRYKAATGKQFEFDAGIVQAVLAKCSAAGARDVENVLMTQVTGKLAEWVLE